From the genome of Mucilaginibacter paludis DSM 18603:
ATTACGCCCATCAATTTCCCTATCCTGAGATACTCGGATGTATTATTGATGCTGGCCGAGGCGGAAAATCATATCAATGGCCCTACCAGCATCGCTTATGATGCGATCAACCAGGTAAGAAGGCGCGGTTTCGGCCTAAACCCTAATACTCCGGTGGTTTCGATAAGTGTGCTCAATAACCTTACCCTGGCCACAGCGGGTAATACCGGTTACCTCACATCGGTACCCAACATCCCAATCACCTTTACCGGGGGCGGTGGCACCGGTGCTACGGGTATGGCCACGGTATCTACATCAACAGGTAAGGTAACATCCATCGCTATCCTTAACCCGGGCAGTGGTTATACCTCGGCACCTACGGTTAATATCGGCACGGCATGGGCAGCTAACACGGTTTATACCACAGGTACCCAGGTATATAATGCCAATAATTTATATACTGTAACCACCGCCGGAACATCTACAACCACGGCACCCACGCAAACATCCGGCGCATCCGCGGCAGCTACCACCGGGGCCGTATTTACCTACGCAGGGGCCAGGGCTACAGCCACGGCTACTATTGCAACCTCGGCTGTTGATCTTTCAGGCCTAAGCACGTCAACATTTTTACTGGCCATTCAGGATGAAAGGGCAAGGGAACTTTGTTACGAGTCGTTACGCAGGCCAGATCTGATCCGCTGGGGTATCTGGGTATCCACCATGAACGCGCTCGCCGCCGATATGAAAGCAAATGCGGGGACTACCTATGCCTACGGCGCATTAGCAGGTTCAAATATTACTACCAGAAATATTTTCTATCCTATTCCGGCATCGGAAATTTCGGTAAACAGCGCAGCTACTCAAAATCCCGGATGGTAATTAAATCAACAAAAAGATATGTCACAAAATAAAAATATCATACCAGTCAGATCGCTTATCCTGATCGCGTTTTTATTTGCTTGCTCGGCTTGCAGCAAAAAGATAGACGTAAAACCTGTTACGTTTGATGTAAGCAGCAACAAGTTAAAGGGAGCGGCAAGCACCACATTCACGCTTACCGATACCGTTTTGTTTAAGTTTACCGGTAACCCGGATATGATCACCTTTTTTTCGGGCGAGGTTGGCAAGCGGTATGAATATGCCGGTCGCACCTCAGCCGCAGGTATGCCTCAATTGCAGTTCAGCACCGTAAGGGCAAACGGAGCGCAGGCCGGTTCGCTGTCGTTATTGGTCTCGACAGATTTTAAAGGCGTTGTTGCCAATACGGTGTATGGCTCTTTAATCCGCGATACCGCCGCTACCAATGCCAATATTGCCGCGGCTACCTGGACCGACATTACCAGCAGGGCAACGCTATCAACCGGGGCAACTACGGCAGTATCCTCCGGCCTGATCGATCTTTCTGATTTTTCAAAGGGCAAGCCGGTTTATATCGCCTTTAAATATACAGCCACCGCGGGAACCATTCAAAACAAGTGGACCATCAGCGCATTGTCGGTAAATAATGTGCTGGCCGATGGCACTACCTATACCATAGCCAGTTTAAATGGACCAACTACGGCTATAACCAATTATGGTAGTAATACTTACGGGCCGGGTTGGGCCGTATCGTACGATCTGGCAAAAAATGCTAACAAATATGCCTGGGTTTATACCGATAAAACTTCGCTGGTGATAACCGGGGCAACTACTGCCGCGGCCGCCACAGCCGGAGCGGAGGTATGGGCAGTGATGGGGCCTGTTGATTTAACCAGGGTTACGCCCGATGTAGGCTTAAGCATAAAGGCTATTTCGGCCCGGTTATCATCCTACCAATATAACTACGCTGCCGCCGGAACTTACAATGCCGTATTTGTAGCTTCTAATACCACGCCCGATGCGTCAAACAGTATTGTTAAAAAAAATACGATAACCGTTACGCCCTGAATAACGATACCACAAACCACAGTTGATGAATAGGAAGTTTATAGCGATAGGCCTGGGTTGCTTGTTTTTAATTAACGCGGTTAAGGCCGTCGCATCAAATCTTGCTGGACCAGACACTGCCGATATTACCCGGCCCGTTGCGCCGCTTGTTCCTTTAGATAGGCAAAGGATAGGCCAGATAGCGGCTATGCTGCCTGCTTTGCCAAAAGGCTTTGGCGAAGGCTATCAGAATCGCAAGGTTTGGGACAGTTTATATCACAACCTGAAGTATCAAAAAACGATAAAAATAGCAGAAGGCTTTTTAAATAAGCCCTTCCCGGCATGGAATGATGAGCAATACCTGCTCTATTTTACCAAAGGCACGCGCCCCGAAGGGGAAAATATGATGGGTAGCAGGTTAGCCTGGCTGGCACCCTTGGTTTGGGCCGAATGCCTGGAAGATAAAGGCCGTTTTGTGCCCGCTATCGAGATGGTTTTAAACGAGCTGATTCATCAAAAATCGTGGTCGTTGCCTGCGCATGATAAAAAGAAACAAAATTTTGAGGGCCGCAATTACACGGTTGATTTGGGTGCCGCCGGGCTTGCCCATAACATTGCGCAGGCTGTATATTTATTAAACGATAAGTTAAATCCGCAACTGCGCGCTGAAGTTTTAAAGCAGATGGATACCCATGTATTCAGCCCGGTTTTACGATCCATCGCAGCGCATAATAACGATCATTACTGGTTAACGGTAACCAACAACTGGAACTCGGTATGTTTGGCAGGTGTTACCGGGGCAGCTTTGGCCATTATTCCGGATAAACAGCAACGTGCCCAATTTGTGGCCATTGCCGAGCGATATTCCAGAAACAGCATAGCCGGTTTTACCGACGATGGTTATTGTACCGAGGGCTTGGGTTATTATGCTTACGGCTTTGGCCATTATATTTTGCTGCGCGAAAATGTTCTGCAAGCTACTAAGGGGGCAATTGATCTGTTTGCAGATGCTAAAATTAAGCGCATTGCTACTTACGCGCCCAATTTGCAAATTATTAATGATGTGTATCCCAATATTGCCGATTGCCATGTAGGTACCAAGGCCCCCGCCGCTATATTATGGTATTGCAGCCGTAACCTGGGTCTGGGTCTTAAAAAGTACGACAATTTAACCCCGGGGGGCAGTACCGTAAACCTGGTTGAGGATATGATGTATGCCTTTCCTAATTCAGCTTCCCGCGCTCAGGTAAGTCCTCAGGCTTCGGCGCTGGCCCCTGGTATCCGCTCTTATTTTAAGGATGCCGGGGTGCTGATAGAACGCCCGGACATAACCGGGAAGGGCGGGATGGGAGCGGCATTAAAAGGCGGCAACAATAACGAAAGCCATAACCATAATGATGTTGGCTCCTATACCATAGTGGTAGGTAATGAATTGCTGATGGGCGATGCCGGTGGCCCCAATTTTTATACGGCTAAATCATTTGGGCCCAACCGGTACCAGTACAAGTTGTTAGCTTCTTATGGGCACCCCGTTCCACTGGTAGCCGGTATACAACAGCAGCCAGGGGCTGCCGCGCAGGCCAAAATACTGAGTGCCAATTTTTCGGATAAGCAGGATGAGTTTGTTATGGATATTTCGTCGGCCTACCCGGTACCGGCTTTAAGCAAGCTTACCCGGGCCTTTACTTACAGTAGGGAAGGGGCAGCCTCATTATCTGTAACCGATGATTTTAGGTTTACAGAAAGCAAACCTTTTGAAATAGCCCTGATAACACGGGCCAGGTGGAAACAAATTGCGCCCGATCAGATCGAGTTTGACGGGCAAAAGGAAAAAATGATAGCCACCATCAAAACTACGGGAGGCACATTTGCAATCAAGTCTGAAACGATAGAAGAAAATGCCCCCGCGTTTACCAGGATCGGTATTGTTTTAAACCCGGCAGTCGCCGGGTCTGTTACCGTGACTTTTAAACCACTTACAAACAAAAAGTTATGAAGCGCTACCTATCCTTGCTAATGCTCATCCCATTGCTGATTGCGGCCTGTAATGGCTATGCGCAAAGCAGAAATTCAACCCGCAGGCCGTTTAAGGTATATGGCTTTATTGTATATGGCGGGTATATCAAAAATGGCGAACGTGTTAATGCCAACTATGAGGATCTGCAAATTTACCTGGCGCATTTGGGCATTGCTAAATACGATCTGATCTACGAAAATAAAATGCTTGACTACCCTGCCGGAAATAAAGAAAACGGTTCAGTCAATTATCATAAAATGGACTCGTTGTCTGCAAGGGCCGCCCGCGAGCCGGATATCCCGGTTTCGCTCGATCTGGAAGGCTGGAAACGTTTCGATACGTTAAAAACTCCGCAGCGGATGCTTGAAGCCATTGGCGCTTTCAAAAAAAACAATAAAGCTTCCTTAGTGGGCTTATACGCTACCGTTCCGCAAAATACCTATGGCTATGATGACAAAATTAGCAGGTACGATAAGGTGAATAAAGCCTATAGTCAGGTTGCCGCAGCGGTAGATTATTTTAGCCCATCGCTTTATAACTATAAAACAACAGATAGCTTGCTCTGGAAAAAATCTGCCGTTTACAGTATCGGGGCCTGTAAAAAGTATAATTATCCGGCAAAAAAAATACTGCCTTACCTTACACCCGAGATCAGCATCAATAAAACTACCAGTTTGCTGACTTACAGCGAGATGATGTTCAGGCTGCAAACCTTGTACGATCTGGGGGCCGATGGCTGCCTGATCTGGACAAGTAGCGGCACCCGCGACAACAAAGGCAATAAAATATACATCGACGAAAACGAAGGCTGGCTTAAAGCCGTGAAAGACTTTATTGCCAGGCATTCATAATCCAAATTAATACCCATGAAAAAACATCTTTCAGTATCATTCCATACAATATTGATCATGCTGCTGCTCGCCAATATCGCAGCATCGGCAAAAAAGCGGTATCATAAACCGGGCGTAAATCCATCAGACAGCATTTACCAATACATGAAAAAAGTTGCCGATTGGCAATGGCGCGACCTGGAAACAAACGGCTGGAAAAACAATCAGAAAGATTGGACCAACGGTGCCATGTATACCGGGATGCTGGCCTGGGCAAATATAGCTCATGATGATAGCTATTATCAAAAACTGGTTAAGGTGGGTGATGATAACCAATGGAAAATTGGCAACCATCGCCACTTTGCCGATGATTATTGCAT
Proteins encoded in this window:
- a CDS encoding DUF5017 domain-containing protein, which produces MSQNKNIIPVRSLILIAFLFACSACSKKIDVKPVTFDVSSNKLKGAASTTFTLTDTVLFKFTGNPDMITFFSGEVGKRYEYAGRTSAAGMPQLQFSTVRANGAQAGSLSLLVSTDFKGVVANTVYGSLIRDTAATNANIAAATWTDITSRATLSTGATTAVSSGLIDLSDFSKGKPVYIAFKYTATAGTIQNKWTISALSVNNVLADGTTYTIASLNGPTTAITNYGSNTYGPGWAVSYDLAKNANKYAWVYTDKTSLVITGATTAAAATAGAEVWAVMGPVDLTRVTPDVGLSIKAISARLSSYQYNYAAAGTYNAVFVASNTTPDASNSIVKKNTITVTP